In Natronomonas halophila, one DNA window encodes the following:
- a CDS encoding beta-CASP ribonuclease aCPSF1, which translates to MSAVERKLEDIKETITDEVPSDISISDVKYEGPELVVYTRDPKKFAGDGDLVRRLASKLRKRITVRPDPDVLTRPEKAREQVEAVIPEEAGVTDLDFHADTGEVVIEAEKPGMVIGRHGSTLREITQEVGWTPEVVRTPPIESSTVSNVRNFLKHERDERRDILERVGRQIHREEMSDDEWVRISTLGCCREVGRAAFILNTPETRVLIDCGDKPGAEGEVPYLQVPEALGAGAQNIDAVVLTHAHLDHSALIPLLFKYGYDGPIYCTEPTRDLMGLLTLDYLDVAAKEGRAPPYESEQVREAIKHCIPLEYGDVTDIAPDLKLTFHNAGHILGSAVTHFHIGDGLYNVAFSGDIHYDDTRLFNGATNEFPRVETLVMESTYGGRNDYQTDQTDSEEELKKVIRETAERGGKVLIPAFAVGRSQEIMLVLEEAMRKGEIPEIPVHLDGMIWEATAIHTTYPEYLRDDLRDRIFHEDQNPFLADQFNHIDGGEEERQEVADGGPCVVLSTSGMVEGGPIMSWLQHLGSEEDSTMTFVGYQAQGTLGRRIQNGWDEIPMDDRGGSRGKLTLNMNVETVDGFSGHADRQGLMNFVRTMNPRPEKVLCVHGDESSVQDLSSALYHEFNMRTFAPKNLETFRFK; encoded by the coding sequence ATGAGCGCAGTAGAGCGGAAACTCGAAGATATCAAGGAAACGATCACCGACGAGGTCCCGAGCGACATCTCGATTTCGGACGTGAAATACGAAGGGCCCGAACTGGTCGTCTACACCCGCGACCCCAAGAAGTTCGCCGGAGACGGCGACCTCGTTCGACGCCTCGCCTCCAAACTCCGCAAGCGAATCACCGTCCGTCCGGACCCCGACGTGCTCACCCGACCGGAGAAGGCCCGCGAGCAGGTCGAAGCCGTCATCCCCGAGGAAGCCGGCGTCACGGACCTCGATTTCCACGCCGACACCGGCGAAGTCGTCATCGAGGCCGAAAAGCCCGGCATGGTCATCGGCCGCCACGGGTCGACCCTCCGGGAGATTACCCAGGAGGTCGGCTGGACGCCCGAAGTCGTCCGGACGCCGCCCATCGAGTCCTCGACGGTCTCGAACGTCCGGAACTTCCTGAAGCACGAACGCGACGAGCGTCGGGACATCCTCGAACGCGTCGGTCGACAGATTCACCGCGAGGAGATGTCCGACGACGAGTGGGTCCGCATCTCCACCCTCGGCTGCTGCCGCGAGGTCGGTCGGGCCGCCTTCATCCTCAACACGCCCGAAACGCGCGTCCTCATCGACTGCGGTGACAAGCCCGGTGCCGAAGGCGAAGTGCCCTACCTGCAGGTGCCCGAGGCCCTCGGCGCGGGCGCCCAGAACATCGACGCCGTTGTGCTCACCCACGCCCACCTCGACCACTCCGCGCTCATCCCGCTCCTCTTTAAATACGGTTACGACGGCCCCATCTACTGTACGGAGCCGACCCGCGACCTGATGGGCCTGCTGACGCTGGACTACCTCGACGTCGCCGCCAAGGAGGGCCGCGCGCCGCCCTACGAGTCCGAACAGGTCCGGGAGGCCATCAAACACTGCATCCCGCTGGAGTACGGCGACGTCACCGACATCGCGCCGGACCTCAAACTCACCTTCCACAACGCCGGCCACATTCTCGGCTCCGCAGTCACCCACTTCCACATCGGCGACGGCCTCTACAACGTCGCCTTCTCCGGTGACATCCACTACGACGACACGCGCCTCTTCAACGGCGCGACGAACGAGTTCCCCCGCGTCGAGACGCTGGTCATGGAGTCGACCTACGGCGGCCGAAACGACTACCAAACCGACCAGACGGACTCCGAGGAGGAGCTCAAGAAGGTCATCCGCGAGACCGCCGAACGCGGCGGCAAGGTCCTCATTCCCGCCTTCGCCGTCGGCCGCTCACAGGAGATCATGCTCGTCCTCGAAGAGGCCATGCGCAAAGGCGAAATCCCCGAAATCCCGGTCCACCTCGACGGCATGATATGGGAGGCGACGGCCATCCACACGACCTACCCCGAGTACCTCCGTGACGACCTCCGGGACCGCATCTTCCACGAGGACCAGAACCCCTTCCTCGCCGACCAGTTCAACCACATCGACGGCGGCGAGGAAGAACGCCAGGAGGTCGCCGACGGCGGCCCCTGTGTCGTCCTCTCGACGTCCGGGATGGTCGAAGGCGGCCCCATCATGTCGTGGCTCCAGCATCTCGGCAGCGAGGAAGACTCGACGATGACCTTCGTCGGCTATCAGGCACAGGGAACCCTCGGCCGCCGTATTCAGAACGGTTGGGACGAGATTCCGATGGACGACCGTGGCGGCAGCCGCGGCAAACTCACCCTCAACATGAACGTCGAAACCGTCGACGGCTTCTCCGGTCACGCCGACCGGCAGGGCCTCATGAACTTCGTCCGCACCATGAACCCGCGGCCCGAGAAAGTGCTGTGTGTCCACGGCGACGAATCCTCCGTGCAGGACCTCTCTTCCGCGCTTTACCACGAGTTCAACATGCGAACCTTCGCGCCGAAGAACCTGGAGACGTTTCGGTTCAAGTAA
- a CDS encoding cupin domain-containing protein gives MERVTIEDVEAEPHPMGVNRERQPVTDALGAEHMTAVHYELDPGEQFSGGLHTHHDQEELFYVMEGTATFEYGTDGEKTPVEAGEVIRFEPGEFQCGRNESDEQVVGLALAAPGSQHNWADLESMAPCPECDEVTPHGVEEPDESFVIFCKECGNEMRIA, from the coding sequence ATGGAACGCGTCACTATCGAGGACGTCGAGGCCGAACCGCATCCGATGGGCGTCAACCGCGAGCGCCAACCGGTCACCGACGCCCTCGGCGCCGAGCACATGACGGCCGTCCACTACGAACTCGACCCGGGCGAGCAGTTCTCTGGCGGCCTGCACACCCACCACGACCAGGAGGAACTGTTCTACGTCATGGAAGGCACCGCCACCTTCGAATACGGGACCGACGGCGAGAAGACACCGGTCGAGGCGGGCGAAGTCATTCGATTCGAACCCGGTGAGTTCCAGTGCGGCCGGAACGAAAGCGACGAGCAGGTGGTCGGCCTCGCGCTCGCTGCGCCGGGAAGCCAGCACAACTGGGCGGACCTCGAATCCATGGCGCCCTGTCCGGAGTGCGACGAGGTGACGCCACACGGCGTCGAGGAACCCGACGAATCGTTCGTCATCTTCTGCAAGGAGTGCGGCAACGAGATGCGAATCGCCTGA
- a CDS encoding DUF4382 domain-containing protein: MKRREFLAAAGAAAGTALAGCLGGATGTLATRITQQSGDIDDFEACVVTISELRVMTGTTEGGTATGSGQTAQTEIPTVEGEQAYEVADAEIDLVQVRDGNTALIDERELETGDYQYLKLLVSNVDATLGDGSEADVQMPNGAPLKFDAPFEIRESTRTVFTANFAPVKRDQQDGYVLRPVADAVGVSYEE; encoded by the coding sequence ATGAAGCGACGTGAGTTCCTCGCTGCGGCCGGCGCCGCCGCGGGAACTGCGCTGGCTGGTTGCCTCGGCGGTGCGACCGGGACGCTCGCCACGCGGATAACCCAGCAATCCGGCGACATCGACGACTTCGAAGCCTGTGTCGTCACGATTTCGGAACTCCGCGTCATGACGGGAACGACCGAGGGCGGCACGGCGACCGGAAGCGGACAGACTGCCCAGACCGAAATCCCGACCGTCGAAGGCGAACAGGCCTACGAGGTGGCCGATGCCGAAATCGACCTCGTGCAGGTTCGGGACGGCAACACCGCGCTCATCGACGAGCGGGAACTGGAGACGGGCGACTACCAGTACCTGAAACTGCTGGTCTCGAACGTCGACGCGACGCTCGGGGACGGGAGCGAGGCGGACGTGCAGATGCCGAACGGCGCCCCCCTGAAATTCGACGCGCCGTTCGAAATCCGGGAGAGCACGCGGACGGTCTTTACGGCGAACTTCGCGCCCGTCAAGCGTGACCAGCAGGACGGCTACGTGCTCCGACCGGTCGCCGACGCTGTCGGCGTCTCCTACGAGGAATAA
- a CDS encoding DUF4382 domain-containing protein yields the protein MRRRDYLVATGSAVAVSAFAGCMGGNGGDDGNGGNDSGLLATRVTDQPGDIDDFESCVVTITAIRLKPAEGDDEGTEEEDTEGTADETATPEETPTESEGTETEGDDEAEDEVVYEVDDVEADLVELQDGNTKLVDEREIETGEYEYMKLTVSEVNGTLKDGGETEVDTPGNAPLKFNESFEIRANTRTVFTADFTPVKRGQQNSYILQPVASGVEVSYEDVETDDGTENGTDQQTETPTEA from the coding sequence ATGAGACGACGAGATTACCTCGTAGCAACCGGTAGTGCCGTGGCCGTATCGGCCTTCGCCGGATGTATGGGCGGTAACGGCGGCGATGACGGCAACGGCGGAAACGACAGCGGCCTCCTCGCCACGCGCGTGACAGACCAACCCGGCGACATCGACGACTTCGAATCCTGTGTCGTCACCATCACTGCGATTCGCCTCAAGCCTGCCGAGGGAGACGACGAAGGCACCGAAGAGGAAGACACAGAGGGAACTGCCGACGAGACGGCGACGCCGGAAGAAACGCCGACGGAATCCGAAGGCACCGAGACCGAAGGCGACGACGAGGCCGAGGACGAAGTCGTCTACGAGGTCGACGACGTCGAGGCCGACCTCGTGGAACTGCAGGACGGAAACACGAAACTCGTCGACGAGCGGGAAATCGAGACTGGCGAGTACGAGTACATGAAACTGACCGTCAGCGAGGTCAACGGGACGCTCAAGGACGGCGGCGAGACCGAGGTTGACACGCCCGGCAACGCGCCGCTGAAGTTCAACGAGTCCTTCGAGATTCGTGCGAACACGCGGACGGTCTTCACCGCGGACTTCACGCCGGTCAAGCGGGGCCAGCAGAACAGCTACATCCTCCAGCCGGTCGCCTCCGGCGTCGAGGTTAGCTACGAGGACGTCGAAACCGACGACGGGACCGAGAACGGCACCGACCAGCAGACCGAAACGCCGACCGAAGCGTAA
- a CDS encoding AzlC family ABC transporter permease, producing MPSRRGSFGAGARAVVPVLLGVIPFGLVAGAAAVRAGLSGLEAVGLSVIVFAGASQLAAIELFGQDAHAAVIVATALVINLRMTMYSASLAPHFRGLSTRLRAGLAYLLTDQAYALSVARFRTDEDVDRAWFYLGAAAPIWVVWVICTVIGILVGARVPDSLPLEFAVPLTFLALLVPTITDSPSALAAAIGGTAATLGAGLPLNLGLITGAVVGVFAGLLIETGWQR from the coding sequence ATGCCATCTCGTCGCGGTTCGTTCGGTGCGGGTGCCCGCGCCGTCGTGCCCGTTCTTCTCGGCGTCATCCCCTTCGGCCTCGTCGCCGGGGCCGCGGCGGTCCGTGCGGGCCTTTCCGGGCTGGAGGCCGTCGGCCTGTCGGTCATCGTCTTCGCCGGTGCCTCACAGTTGGCGGCCATCGAACTGTTCGGGCAGGACGCCCACGCCGCCGTCATCGTCGCCACGGCGCTTGTCATCAACCTTCGGATGACGATGTACAGCGCCTCGCTAGCGCCGCATTTCCGTGGGCTTTCGACCCGACTGCGTGCGGGGCTGGCCTACCTGTTGACCGATCAGGCCTACGCCCTCTCGGTGGCCCGCTTTCGGACCGACGAGGACGTCGACCGGGCCTGGTTTTATCTGGGGGCGGCCGCGCCGATATGGGTGGTCTGGGTTATCTGTACCGTCATCGGTATCCTCGTCGGCGCGCGAGTGCCCGACTCGCTGCCGCTGGAGTTCGCCGTTCCGCTGACCTTCCTCGCACTTCTGGTGCCGACGATTACCGACTCGCCGAGTGCGCTCGCGGCGGCCATCGGCGGCACGGCGGCGACGCTCGGTGCCGGCCTGCCGCTGAACCTCGGCCTGATTACGGGCGCCGTCGTCGGCGTCTTCGCCGGCCTGCTCATCGAAACGGGGTGGCAGCGATGA
- a CDS encoding AzlD domain-containing protein has protein sequence MTAVWPAIVAIGVGTFLIRFSFLFLFEYVSEVPESIERALRFVPPAVLAALVVPAVVMVDGSLAIAVGNERLIAAGIAAIVAWRTENIFATIAVGMVALVALQSLI, from the coding sequence ATGACCGCCGTCTGGCCGGCCATCGTCGCTATCGGGGTCGGAACGTTCCTGATTCGGTTTTCCTTCCTCTTTCTCTTCGAGTACGTCTCGGAGGTACCCGAGAGCATCGAGCGGGCGCTTCGGTTCGTCCCGCCGGCGGTGTTGGCGGCGCTCGTCGTCCCCGCCGTCGTCATGGTCGATGGCTCGCTGGCCATCGCTGTCGGCAACGAGCGTCTCATCGCGGCTGGAATCGCCGCCATCGTCGCCTGGCGCACCGAGAACATTTTCGCCACCATCGCCGTCGGGATGGTCGCGCTGGTCGCTCTCCAGAGCCTTATTTAG
- a CDS encoding DUF2061 domain-containing protein yields MDAFRRRPHQQLSRAVAKTLGYRFFMVCITVAVAFLVVGDVGDALSIGLVANVVKTGTYFVYERAWDHIDWGV; encoded by the coding sequence ATGGACGCGTTCCGCCGTCGGCCGCACCAGCAACTCTCGCGGGCGGTCGCCAAGACGCTCGGCTATCGCTTCTTCATGGTGTGTATCACCGTCGCCGTCGCCTTCCTCGTCGTCGGTGACGTCGGGGACGCACTGAGTATCGGCCTCGTCGCCAACGTCGTGAAGACGGGGACCTACTTCGTCTACGAGCGGGCGTGGGACCACATCGACTGGGGCGTCTAA
- the proS gene encoding proline--tRNA ligase, which produces MSDESGTQELGITESKEHSPGEWYAEVVQKAGLADYAPMGGFIVTRPRGYALWERLQDHLDGWFKETGVQNTYFPMFIPESYLEREKDIVEGFDPEVAWVTHGGHDELDERLAVRPTSESIITPFIAEWVRSHRDLPMRLNQWCSVVRWEATETKPFFRTKEFLWQEGHTAHADEEGAWEETMTRLGQYERLYEEVMAIPGMTGRKPEHDKFPGADTTTTIEALMPDGKSVQAGTSHYLGTSFAEAFDIEYTDEDENERLAHTTSWGLSWRALGALIMTHSDDQGLVIPPKLAPTQVVIVPIWQADTEEKVKEYAADLAAELDEEFRVELDDRDERNPGFKFNEHELNGVPLRIEIGPNEVDDEEATLVHRPDGENEVADREGITESVQDALDTVYAKLYADAEETLENNIREAHGRGEILGTLGKHGGYVKTGWCGDEDCEAEIKDQIAAEIVMLPLEEDYDPVHDTCGVCGEDAEETAYFAKSY; this is translated from the coding sequence ATGAGCGACGAATCGGGGACACAGGAACTCGGCATCACCGAGTCCAAGGAGCACAGTCCCGGCGAGTGGTACGCGGAAGTCGTCCAGAAGGCCGGTCTCGCGGATTACGCCCCCATGGGCGGCTTTATCGTCACCCGTCCGCGCGGCTACGCGCTGTGGGAGCGCCTGCAGGACCACCTCGACGGCTGGTTCAAGGAGACGGGCGTCCAGAACACCTACTTCCCGATGTTCATCCCCGAGAGCTATCTCGAACGGGAGAAGGACATCGTCGAAGGGTTCGACCCCGAAGTGGCGTGGGTGACCCACGGCGGCCACGACGAACTCGACGAGCGGCTCGCCGTCCGGCCCACAAGCGAGTCCATCATCACGCCCTTTATCGCCGAGTGGGTCCGCAGCCACCGTGACCTCCCGATGCGGCTGAACCAGTGGTGTTCGGTCGTCCGGTGGGAGGCCACCGAGACCAAGCCCTTCTTCCGGACCAAGGAGTTCCTCTGGCAGGAGGGCCACACCGCCCACGCCGACGAGGAAGGCGCCTGGGAGGAGACGATGACCCGCCTCGGTCAGTACGAACGGCTCTACGAGGAGGTCATGGCCATTCCCGGGATGACGGGTCGCAAGCCCGAACACGACAAGTTCCCCGGTGCCGACACCACGACGACCATCGAGGCGCTGATGCCCGACGGCAAGTCCGTGCAGGCCGGCACCTCCCACTACCTCGGGACCTCCTTCGCGGAGGCCTTCGACATCGAGTACACCGACGAGGACGAAAACGAACGGCTCGCCCACACCACCTCGTGGGGCCTCTCGTGGCGCGCACTCGGCGCGCTCATCATGACTCACTCCGACGACCAGGGACTGGTCATCCCGCCCAAACTCGCGCCCACGCAGGTCGTCATCGTCCCCATCTGGCAGGCCGACACCGAGGAGAAAGTCAAGGAGTACGCCGCCGACCTCGCCGCCGAACTCGACGAGGAGTTCCGGGTCGAGTTGGACGACCGCGACGAGCGGAATCCCGGCTTCAAGTTCAACGAACACGAACTCAACGGCGTTCCCCTCCGCATCGAAATCGGCCCCAACGAGGTCGACGACGAGGAGGCCACGCTGGTCCACCGTCCCGACGGCGAGAACGAGGTCGCCGACCGCGAGGGCATCACCGAATCCGTTCAGGACGCCCTCGATACGGTCTACGCCAAACTCTACGCCGACGCCGAGGAGACCCTCGAAAACAACATCCGCGAGGCCCACGGCCGCGGCGAAATCCTCGGCACGCTCGGCAAGCACGGCGGCTACGTCAAGACCGGTTGGTGCGGCGACGAGGACTGCGAAGCCGAAATCAAGGACCAGATCGCCGCCGAAATCGTGATGCTCCCCCTCGAAGAGGACTACGACCCCGTCCACGACACCTGCGGCGTCTGCGGTGAGGACGCCGAGGAGACGGCGTACTTCGCGAAGAGTTACTAA
- a CDS encoding GNAT family N-acetyltransferase: MSGSLALRRYRPSDHERVLELHEAAMRDVGAYVDGVPEPDLDDIEGAYFDSGGEFLVGTVDGDIVAMGAFRPAEGYISEFLDGLSNPAELKRMRVDPTHQRRGYGRRVYEELEQRARNRGFDEFVLDTMPVQTAARAFYESAGFEQVRRERLEHDGDTFTLLFYRRPLGEE; the protein is encoded by the coding sequence ATGAGCGGTTCGTTGGCTCTCCGTCGCTATCGCCCGTCTGACCACGAGCGGGTGCTGGAGCTTCACGAGGCGGCGATGCGGGACGTAGGCGCGTACGTGGACGGAGTTCCAGAACCAGACCTCGACGATATCGAGGGGGCGTACTTCGATTCGGGCGGCGAGTTCCTCGTGGGCACCGTTGACGGCGATATCGTCGCGATGGGCGCGTTCCGACCCGCGGAGGGGTATATAAGCGAATTTCTCGATGGCCTCTCGAATCCGGCGGAACTCAAGCGAATGCGGGTCGACCCAACCCACCAGCGTCGGGGGTATGGACGGCGAGTGTACGAAGAACTGGAGCAGCGGGCACGAAACCGGGGGTTCGACGAGTTCGTCCTCGATACCATGCCCGTCCAGACTGCTGCACGGGCGTTCTACGAATCGGCGGGGTTCGAGCAGGTTCGACGCGAACGCCTCGAACACGACGGCGACACGTTCACCCTTCTGTTCTATCGGCGGCCGCTGGGCGAGGAGTAA